A window of the Osmia lignaria lignaria isolate PbOS001 chromosome 2, iyOsmLign1, whole genome shotgun sequence genome harbors these coding sequences:
- the LOC117605918 gene encoding small ribosomal subunit protein eS19-like: protein MPSVTLKDVDQHKFVKAFAAFLKKTGKMRVPEWVDIVKSARFKELAPYDPDWYYIRCAALVRHIYIRSPIGVGSVTKIFGGRKRNGTHPSHFCRSAGGVARKALQSLEQLKLIEKAPLGGRKLTSQGRRDLDRIAAQVKAKSKKQLKMQETLCL, encoded by the exons ATGCCTTCAGTAACGCTAAAAGATGTTGACCAACATAAATTTGTAAAAGCTTTTGCCGCGTTCTTGAAAAA AACCGGTAAAATGCGCGTTCCAGAATGGGTGGATATTGTAAAATCTGCACGTTTTAAGGAACTTGCTCCTTATGATCCAGACTGGTATTACATCAGGTGTGCTGCTTTGGTTCGTCACATTTATATCCGCAGCCCAATTGGTGTAGGATCAGTTACAAAGATTTTTGGTGGACGCAAACGTAATGGTACCCACCCCAGTCATTTCTGCCGTTCTGCTGGAGGTGTTGCTCGTAAAGCCCTTCAAAGCTTAGAACAATTGAAACTGATCGAAAAGGCTCCTCTTGGTGGACGTAAACTTACCAGTCAAGGTCGTAGAGATTTGGATCGTATTGCAGCGCAAGTGAAAGCAAAAAGCAAAAAACAACTTAAAATGCAAGAAACTCTCTGCCTTTGA
- the LOC117605915 gene encoding non-selective voltage-gated ion channel VDAC2-like yields MSVPSFADLGKSARDVFTTGYHYGKSLMKLTGKAGSGGVQVDSDLRLYFDDSKLSGAAHVEYNTNEYGIFRQQWSTDGTMMLGYTVNGFPISSMGLLSELSYNPATVAGAIKCGLKCNQENVNAVCSISSDFNSNINVLGSIVTAIKGLMIGYQGGYSTETNRMTKNDIGMTYLYHDVGLHFRCVSIPNEYGLSLLYKVNSDWDAAINGILARTGGMQKWTLGTGAKCQIDDRSTFRCKFNTDLQLGMSMQHRLDPHVLLTLSFNVDCSNMTRGGHKVGLALELEG; encoded by the exons ATGTCTGTGCCGAGCTTCGCAGATCTCGGAAAAAGTGCAAGGGATGTGTTCACTACTGGTTACCATTATGGCAAAAGTCTCATGAAATTGACTGGTAAAGCAGGATCTGGTGGCGTGCAAGTAGACAGTGATTTGCGATTGTATTTCGACGATTCGAAG ttAAGTGGTGCCGCACACGTAGAATACAACACGAACGAATACGGAATTTTTCGGCAACAATGGTCAACAGACGGTACCATGATGTTAGGATACACCGTAAATGGATTCCCAATATCGAGTATGGGTCTGCTATCAGAACTCAGCTACAATCCTGCAACTGTTGCTGGAGCTATAAAATGTGGGCTCAAATGCAACCAAGAAAACGTTAACGCAGTCTGTTCGATCT ctAGTGACTTCAATTCGAATATAAACGTATTGGGATCAATCGTGACAGCTATAAAGGGTCTGATGATCGGTTATCAAGGTGGATATAGCACGGAAACAAATAGAATGACGAAGAATGACATCGGCATGACTTATCTTTACCATGACGTCGGATTACATTTTCGATGTGTCTCCATACCGAACGAATATGGACTGTCTCTCTTATACAAAG tgaACTCGGATTGGGACGCAGCGATCAACGGTATTTTAGCCAGAACTGGCGGAATGCAGAAATGGACACTTGGAACCGGTGCGAAATGCCAGATCGACGACAGATCAACGTTTCGATGTAAATTCAACACCGACCTTCAACTGGGTATGAGTATGCAGCACAGACTCGATCCACATGTCCTGCTAACCTTATCGTTTAACGTCGATTGTTCTAATATGACAAGAGGTGGTCACAAAGTCGGTCTAGCCCTCGAATTGGAAGGCTAA
- the LOC117605988 gene encoding zinc finger C4H2 domain-containing protein isoform X1, whose translation MSVTETTVIFAKLEALKDIKSKTLQLEKMKQRILQEVEQTEQEEKCLLEYKQEMDLLMQEKMAHVEELRQIHADINAMETVIKQAEEARNKARETAKLIHNNDYQPLKHDIDRMRREFLGLERLPELYETESDLISPDYFERPMQKAEWRVEVRGDDLLPPLTLHHPGHPGGSTPFLAPQPLQGPSKPEPRPLPPAPGPPAPTFRYHWQQPPPMKSCLSCHQQIHRNAPICPLCKAKSRSRNPKKPKKKD comes from the exons ATGTCTGTCACAGAAACTACAGTTATTTTCGCCAAATTAGAGGCGTTGAAAGATATCAA ATCAAAGACCCTGCAGCTGGAGAAAATGAAGCAAAGAATATTGCAAGAGGTAGAGCAAActgaacaagaagaaaaatgtttattgGAATACAAGCAGGAAATGGACCTTCTTATGCAAGAAAAGATGGCACATGTTGAAGAATTACGACAGATACATGCAGATATTAATGCG ATGGAAACTGTTATTAAGCAAGCAGAAGAAGCTAGGAATAAAGCAAGGGAAACTGCAAAATTGATTCATAATAATGATTATCAACCTTTGAAACATGATATTGATCGTATGCGCAGAGAATTTTTGGGGTTGGAAAGATTACCAGAATTATATGAAACAGAATCTGATCTTATTTCACCAGA cTATTTTGAACGTCCAATGCAAAAAGCAGAATGGAGGGTAGAAGTCAGAGGTGATGATTTATTACCTCCTCTTACTTTACACCATCCTGGCCACCCAGGTGGTTCCACACCTTTTCTTGCTCCTCAACCTCTTCAGGGTCCAAGTAAACCAGAACCAAGACCATTACCACCAGCCCCGGGTCCACCGGCTCCAACATTCAGGTACCACTG GCAACAACCACCACCAATGAAATCATGTTTATCATGTCATCAACAAATTCATAGAAATGCACCAATTTGCCCTCTATGTAAAGCTAAGTCTCGATCGCGTAATCCTAAGAAGCCAAAGAAAAAAgactaa
- the LOC117605988 gene encoding zinc finger C4H2 domain-containing protein isoform X2 yields MSVTETTVIFAKLEALKDIKSKTLQLEKMKQRILQEVEQTEQEEKCLLEYKQEMDLLMQEKMAHVEELRQIHADINAMETVIKQAEEARNKARETAKLIHNNDYQPLKHDIDRMRREFLGLERLPELYETESDLISPDYFERPMQKAEWRVEVRGDDLLPPLTLHHPGHPGGSTPFLAPQPLQGPSKPEPRPLPPAPGPPAPTFRQQPPPMKSCLSCHQQIHRNAPICPLCKAKSRSRNPKKPKKKD; encoded by the exons ATGTCTGTCACAGAAACTACAGTTATTTTCGCCAAATTAGAGGCGTTGAAAGATATCAA ATCAAAGACCCTGCAGCTGGAGAAAATGAAGCAAAGAATATTGCAAGAGGTAGAGCAAActgaacaagaagaaaaatgtttattgGAATACAAGCAGGAAATGGACCTTCTTATGCAAGAAAAGATGGCACATGTTGAAGAATTACGACAGATACATGCAGATATTAATGCG ATGGAAACTGTTATTAAGCAAGCAGAAGAAGCTAGGAATAAAGCAAGGGAAACTGCAAAATTGATTCATAATAATGATTATCAACCTTTGAAACATGATATTGATCGTATGCGCAGAGAATTTTTGGGGTTGGAAAGATTACCAGAATTATATGAAACAGAATCTGATCTTATTTCACCAGA cTATTTTGAACGTCCAATGCAAAAAGCAGAATGGAGGGTAGAAGTCAGAGGTGATGATTTATTACCTCCTCTTACTTTACACCATCCTGGCCACCCAGGTGGTTCCACACCTTTTCTTGCTCCTCAACCTCTTCAGGGTCCAAGTAAACCAGAACCAAGACCATTACCACCAGCCCCGGGTCCACCGGCTCCAACATTCAG GCAACAACCACCACCAATGAAATCATGTTTATCATGTCATCAACAAATTCATAGAAATGCACCAATTTGCCCTCTATGTAAAGCTAAGTCTCGATCGCGTAATCCTAAGAAGCCAAAGAAAAAAgactaa
- the LOC117605988 gene encoding zinc finger C4H2 domain-containing protein isoform X3: MSVTETTVIFAKLEALKDIKSKTLQLEKMKQRILQEVEQTEQEEKCLLEYKQEMDLLMQEKMAHVEELRQIHADINAMETVIKQAEEARNKARETAKLIHNNDYQPLKHDIDRMRREFLGYFERPMQKAEWRVEVRGDDLLPPLTLHHPGHPGGSTPFLAPQPLQGPSKPEPRPLPPAPGPPAPTFRYHWQQPPPMKSCLSCHQQIHRNAPICPLCKAKSRSRNPKKPKKKD, encoded by the exons ATGTCTGTCACAGAAACTACAGTTATTTTCGCCAAATTAGAGGCGTTGAAAGATATCAA ATCAAAGACCCTGCAGCTGGAGAAAATGAAGCAAAGAATATTGCAAGAGGTAGAGCAAActgaacaagaagaaaaatgtttattgGAATACAAGCAGGAAATGGACCTTCTTATGCAAGAAAAGATGGCACATGTTGAAGAATTACGACAGATACATGCAGATATTAATGCG ATGGAAACTGTTATTAAGCAAGCAGAAGAAGCTAGGAATAAAGCAAGGGAAACTGCAAAATTGATTCATAATAATGATTATCAACCTTTGAAACATGATATTGATCGTATGCGCAGAGAATTTTTGGG cTATTTTGAACGTCCAATGCAAAAAGCAGAATGGAGGGTAGAAGTCAGAGGTGATGATTTATTACCTCCTCTTACTTTACACCATCCTGGCCACCCAGGTGGTTCCACACCTTTTCTTGCTCCTCAACCTCTTCAGGGTCCAAGTAAACCAGAACCAAGACCATTACCACCAGCCCCGGGTCCACCGGCTCCAACATTCAGGTACCACTG GCAACAACCACCACCAATGAAATCATGTTTATCATGTCATCAACAAATTCATAGAAATGCACCAATTTGCCCTCTATGTAAAGCTAAGTCTCGATCGCGTAATCCTAAGAAGCCAAAGAAAAAAgactaa
- the LOC117605988 gene encoding zinc finger C4H2 domain-containing protein isoform X4, whose translation MKQRILQEVEQTEQEEKCLLEYKQEMDLLMQEKMAHVEELRQIHADINAMETVIKQAEEARNKARETAKLIHNNDYQPLKHDIDRMRREFLGLERLPELYETESDLISPDYFERPMQKAEWRVEVRGDDLLPPLTLHHPGHPGGSTPFLAPQPLQGPSKPEPRPLPPAPGPPAPTFRYHWQQPPPMKSCLSCHQQIHRNAPICPLCKAKSRSRNPKKPKKKD comes from the exons ATGAAGCAAAGAATATTGCAAGAGGTAGAGCAAActgaacaagaagaaaaatgtttattgGAATACAAGCAGGAAATGGACCTTCTTATGCAAGAAAAGATGGCACATGTTGAAGAATTACGACAGATACATGCAGATATTAATGCG ATGGAAACTGTTATTAAGCAAGCAGAAGAAGCTAGGAATAAAGCAAGGGAAACTGCAAAATTGATTCATAATAATGATTATCAACCTTTGAAACATGATATTGATCGTATGCGCAGAGAATTTTTGGGGTTGGAAAGATTACCAGAATTATATGAAACAGAATCTGATCTTATTTCACCAGA cTATTTTGAACGTCCAATGCAAAAAGCAGAATGGAGGGTAGAAGTCAGAGGTGATGATTTATTACCTCCTCTTACTTTACACCATCCTGGCCACCCAGGTGGTTCCACACCTTTTCTTGCTCCTCAACCTCTTCAGGGTCCAAGTAAACCAGAACCAAGACCATTACCACCAGCCCCGGGTCCACCGGCTCCAACATTCAGGTACCACTG GCAACAACCACCACCAATGAAATCATGTTTATCATGTCATCAACAAATTCATAGAAATGCACCAATTTGCCCTCTATGTAAAGCTAAGTCTCGATCGCGTAATCCTAAGAAGCCAAAGAAAAAAgactaa